A genomic region of Campylobacter corcagiensis contains the following coding sequences:
- the mltG gene encoding endolytic transglycosylase MltG, whose protein sequence is MRTILTITFAIFDIAFIIIFTFLSNLVAPVPFKGIVEVPKGSATKIITHFSTAYTNFTPLDPHILDRLGKVQSGYLDIGSEDLTKIDFLYKLTTAKPAIMDITLIPGETTIVFLKELAKNKNLDFIKLESEYNATAPFYEGFLIPETYHMAKGLDEKGIIKNLVEKSNQIHKSLSKKLSDDNKTKWLEIITKASVIQKEAADADEMRVVSSVIDNRIKKGMKLQMDGTLNYGEFSHQKVTPERIRNDTSEFNTYIHDGLPKSPVCTVSVDAIKAAINPADTEYLYFMRDKKTGKHVFTKTLKEHNEQVRIQRKLSN, encoded by the coding sequence ATGAGAACAATCTTAACAATAACATTTGCTATTTTCGATATCGCTTTTATCATAATATTTACTTTTTTATCCAATCTTGTTGCACCTGTGCCTTTTAAGGGCATCGTTGAAGTTCCAAAAGGAAGTGCAACTAAGATTATAACACATTTTTCTACTGCTTATACAAATTTCACCCCACTTGATCCACATATCTTAGATCGTCTTGGAAAAGTTCAAAGCGGATATTTAGATATCGGAAGTGAGGATTTAACTAAAATAGACTTTTTATATAAGCTTACTACAGCTAAACCTGCTATTATGGATATTACGCTAATTCCTGGCGAGACGACTATTGTTTTTCTAAAAGAGCTTGCAAAAAATAAAAATCTTGATTTTATAAAGTTAGAAAGTGAGTATAACGCTACAGCGCCTTTTTATGAAGGTTTTTTGATTCCTGAAACATATCATATGGCAAAGGGCTTAGATGAAAAAGGAATTATTAAAAATTTAGTAGAAAAATCAAACCAAATTCATAAAAGCTTATCAAAAAAACTAAGCGATGATAATAAAACTAAGTGGCTTGAAATAATAACTAAAGCTAGCGTTATCCAAAAAGAAGCAGCAGATGCTGATGAGATGAGAGTTGTTAGTTCAGTTATTGATAATCGTATAAAAAAAGGTATGAAACTTCAGATGGATGGAACGCTAAATTATGGTGAATTTTCACACCAAAAAGTAACGCCTGAACGCATTAGAAACGACACAAGTGAATTTAACACTTATATCCATGATGGACTTCCAAAAAGCCCAGTTTGTACAGTTTCAGTTGATGCTATAAAAGCTGCTATAAATCCAGCTGATACAGAGTATTTATACTTTATGAGAGATAAGAAAACAGGAAAACATGTGTTTACTAAAACCTTAAAAGAACACAATGAACAAGTAAGAATTCAAAGGAAATTAAGCAATTAA